The proteins below are encoded in one region of Lactuca sativa cultivar Salinas chromosome 3, Lsat_Salinas_v11, whole genome shotgun sequence:
- the LOC128132569 gene encoding uncharacterized protein LOC128132569, producing the protein MTYHMSKEEITLSKLQGLLRTTESGLKGKSVESTPAASAQVLAIGHGKGKNMKSPSKNHKGKSHDGSSSNGSKGKTGSATPLSDPKETTCFYCHETGHWKRSFPKYLQDIKDGR; encoded by the coding sequence atgacatatcatatgagcAAGGAGGAGAtcaccttgagcaaacttcaaggttTGTTGAGAACCACTGAAAGTGGATTGAAAGGCAAAAGTGTTGAGTCCACTCCTGCTGCTTCTGCCCAAGTCCTAGCTATTGGACATGGaaaagggaaaaatatgaaatCTCCCTCTAagaaccacaagggaaagtcccatgatggatctTCTTCCAATGGATCCAAAGGTAAAACCGGTTCTGCCACTCCCTTATCTGATCCTAAAGAAACAACGTGCTTTTACTGTCATGAGacagggcattggaaacgaagcttcccgaaatacttgcaggacatcaaaGATGGGAGATAA